The DNA region CGCCATCGACGGCATGGATTACCGAGCCGGCGCCGAGGAAGAGCAACGCCTTGAAGAAGGCGTGCGTGAAGAGGTGGAAGATCGCCGCGCCGTAGGCCCCTACTCCCAGGGCCACGAACATGTAGCCGAGCTGCGAGCAGGTCGAATAGGCGATGACGCGCTTGATGTCGTTCTGCACGAGACCGACGGTCGCCGCGAAGAAGGCGGTTATCGCACCGATGGAGGTGACGAAGACCAGCGCATCGGGCGACAGTTCGAAGAGCGGTGACATGCGGGCGACGAGGAAGACGCCGGCGGTGACCATGGTTGCGGCATGGATGAGCGCCGAAACCGGGGTCGGGCCTTCCATGGCGTCTGGCAGCCAGGTGTGCAGCAGGAACTGCGCCGACTTGCCCATCGCGCCCATGAAGAGCAGCAGGCAAATGCCGGTCAGCGCATGCGCCTTGTCGAGCTGCATGCCGAAGAGGTTGAGGACGACATCGCCCGCCGCTTCGGCGCCTTCTTGCGGCGCGAAGCTCGAGGCATTGGCGAAAATCGTGTCGAGGTTGATCGAACCGAAGAGAACGAAAATACCCGCAATACCAAGCACGAAGCCGAAGTCGCCGACGCGGTTGACGACGAAGGCCTTGATGGCGGCCGCGTTTGCCGACGGCTTCTTGTACCAGAAACCGATGAGCAGATACGAGGCCAGACCCACGCCTTCCCAGCCGAAGAACATCTGGGCGAGGTTATCGGAGGTCACCAGCATCAGCATGGCGAAAGTGAAAAGCGAGAGATAGGCGAAGAAGCGCGGGCGATGCGGATCATGATGCATGTATCCGATCGAGTAGACGTGCACCAGCGTCGAGACCGTATTGACGACGATCAGCATGACGGAGGTGAGCGTGTCGACACGCAGCGACCAGGAAGCATCGATGCCACCGGACTGGATCCAGCGCAGAACCTCGACCTTGATCGGTCCGCCTTCGAGATGGCCCATGCCGACGGTGACGAAGACGTACCAGGACAGGACGGCAGCGACGATCATCAGACCGCAGGTGACGTATTCCGATGCCTTGGCGCCGATCGCACGACCGAAGAGGCCGGCTATGATCGCGCCGATCAAGGGAAGAAAGACGATAGCCTTATAGAGGAACATGAGCCGCTCAGCCCTTCAT from Rhizobium sullae includes:
- the nuoL gene encoding NADH-quinone oxidoreductase subunit L, whose translation is MFLYKAIVFLPLIGAIIAGLFGRAIGAKASEYVTCGLMIVAAVLSWYVFVTVGMGHLEGGPIKVEVLRWIQSGGIDASWSLRVDTLTSVMLIVVNTVSTLVHVYSIGYMHHDPHRPRFFAYLSLFTFAMLMLVTSDNLAQMFFGWEGVGLASYLLIGFWYKKPSANAAAIKAFVVNRVGDFGFVLGIAGIFVLFGSINLDTIFANASSFAPQEGAEAAGDVVLNLFGMQLDKAHALTGICLLLFMGAMGKSAQFLLHTWLPDAMEGPTPVSALIHAATMVTAGVFLVARMSPLFELSPDALVFVTSIGAITAFFAATVGLVQNDIKRVIAYSTCSQLGYMFVALGVGAYGAAIFHLFTHAFFKALLFLGAGSVIHAVDGEQDMRYMGGLRTHIPVTFWMMTIGTLALTGVGIPFTPIGFAGFFSKDVIIEATYASHSPVAGFAFTLLVIAALFTSFYSWRLAFLTFFGTPRASHEVMHHVHESPQVMLVPLYLLAIGAVLSGVVFEGYFYGHDYAEFWKGALFTGAENELLEEFHHVPAWVALSPFIAMLLGFVTAWYLYIQSPSTPRVLAQQHRVLYQFLLNKWYFDELYDFLFVRSAKALGRFLWKKGDIGVIDAYGPNGVAARVVDVTNRVVRLQTGYLYHYAFAMLIGIAALVTWMMLGSSF